Proteins from one Deinococcus sp. AB2017081 genomic window:
- a CDS encoding TetR/AcrR family transcriptional regulator, producing the protein MPRPRKFRDADVIAAARETFTQQGFGGTTLDDLTTATGLGKQSLYNAFGGKRELYLRALTDSAAEAVTVVDAALNHSGATPLERIRAHLLKLAIAFSGTNSEADLLTKATVERAGHDSEVAHSALHTFERLEQSYRQCIVDAQEHGEIPPGSDPDALAALFLALTRGMEVLGSAGVGRVQLTAVAMTSLDLVATADSGTVQP; encoded by the coding sequence GTGCCCCGCCCCCGCAAATTCCGTGATGCAGACGTGATCGCCGCTGCCCGAGAGACCTTCACGCAGCAGGGATTCGGCGGCACGACTCTCGACGACCTCACGACCGCCACCGGTCTGGGCAAACAGAGTCTCTACAACGCGTTTGGCGGCAAGCGGGAACTCTATCTCCGTGCCCTCACGGACAGCGCCGCAGAGGCCGTCACTGTGGTCGACGCAGCGCTCAATCACAGCGGCGCGACCCCACTGGAACGCATCCGCGCCCACCTGCTCAAGCTGGCCATCGCGTTCAGCGGTACGAATTCAGAGGCTGATCTGCTGACCAAGGCCACGGTGGAACGTGCAGGGCATGACAGCGAGGTCGCACACTCTGCCCTGCACACCTTCGAGCGGCTTGAACAGTCATACCGTCAGTGCATCGTCGATGCGCAGGAGCACGGTGAAATCCCTCCAGGCTCGGATCCGGATGCCCTGGCGGCCTTGTTCCTGGCTCTGACCCGTGGCATGGAGGTTCTCGGCAGCGCGGGTGTCGGCCGGGTGCAGCTCACCGCCGTGGCGATGACCTCCCTGGATCTGGTCGCCACGGCCGATTCAGGAACCGTGCAGCCCTGA
- a CDS encoding Fur family transcriptional regulator codes for MTVSPTTRRSTRQRDVISRVLDHAEGPLSVGDLLTRTQAELPGVGLATVYRTVKLLCDQGTVHPVTLDGETLYEASGRGHHHHFSCTACGRVFTLHACPVSIPAGSVYPGGFVVEAHEVTLYGRCPACAAP; via the coding sequence ATGACGGTTTCGCCCACCACGAGGCGCAGCACCCGCCAGCGCGACGTGATCTCCCGTGTTCTGGACCATGCCGAGGGGCCGCTGTCTGTGGGCGATCTGCTCACCCGAACCCAGGCCGAGCTGCCCGGCGTGGGACTGGCGACCGTGTACCGTACCGTGAAACTGCTGTGCGACCAGGGCACCGTCCATCCCGTCACCCTGGACGGCGAGACCCTCTACGAGGCGAGCGGCCGCGGTCACCACCATCATTTCTCGTGCACGGCCTGTGGACGGGTCTTCACGCTGCACGCCTGCCCGGTGTCGATCCCGGCCGGCTCGGTGTATCCCGGTGGATTCGTGGTCGAGGCGCACGAGGTCACGCTGTACGGCCGCTGCCCCGCCTGCGCCGCGCCCTGA
- a CDS encoding homoserine O-acetyltransferase family protein encodes MDEAGCPQQEALLFRDRPLLLDSGQVLSDLRVAYHTYGEAREDATLVLHALTGTSAVHEWWPDFLGRGRPLDPTTDYIVCANVLGGCAGTTSAAELGDVPLTLADMARVGRALLEHLGITRVRVIGSSMGGLLAYAWLLECPDLVERAVIIGAPARHSPWAIGLNTAARSAIRAAPGGEGLKVARQIAMLSYRSPQSFAVTQTGQRTRGVAAITSYLEYQGEKLHARFCEKTYVTLTAAMDAFQPSDADLRSIQAPVLAVGISSDVLYPAAEVQEHAALLPRSTYWELESIHGHDAFLMDAGELPDVVRDFLHR; translated from the coding sequence GTGGACGAGGCCGGCTGTCCGCAGCAGGAGGCCCTGCTGTTCCGCGACCGCCCCCTGCTGCTCGACAGCGGGCAGGTGCTGAGCGACCTCCGCGTGGCGTACCACACCTACGGCGAGGCGCGTGAGGACGCCACGCTGGTGCTGCACGCCCTGACCGGCACGAGCGCCGTGCACGAGTGGTGGCCGGACTTCCTCGGGCGCGGCCGGCCGCTCGACCCCACGACCGACTACATCGTGTGCGCGAATGTCCTGGGCGGCTGCGCCGGCACCACCAGCGCCGCGGAACTCGGCGACGTGCCCCTCACGCTCGCCGACATGGCCCGCGTGGGCCGCGCCCTGCTGGAACACCTGGGCATCACGCGCGTCCGGGTGATCGGCAGCAGCATGGGCGGCCTGCTGGCGTACGCGTGGCTGCTGGAGTGCCCGGACCTCGTCGAGCGGGCCGTGATCATCGGCGCTCCCGCCCGGCACTCGCCGTGGGCGATCGGCCTGAACACCGCGGCCCGCAGCGCCATCCGCGCCGCACCCGGCGGCGAGGGCCTCAAGGTCGCGCGGCAGATCGCCATGCTGTCGTACCGCAGCCCCCAGAGCTTCGCCGTCACGCAGACCGGCCAGCGGACCCGCGGCGTGGCCGCCATCACGTCGTACCTCGAATATCAGGGCGAGAAGCTCCACGCCCGCTTCTGCGAGAAGACGTACGTGACCCTGACGGCCGCGATGGACGCCTTCCAGCCCAGCGACGCCGACCTGCGCAGCATCCAGGCTCCGGTGCTCGCTGTGGGCATCTCCAGCGACGTGCTGTACCCGGCCGCCGAGGTGCAGGAGCACGCCGCCCTGCTGCCCCGCAGCACGTACTGGGAACTGGAGAGCATCCACGGCCACGACGCCTTCCTGATGGACGCCGGAGAGCTGCCGGACGTGGTGCGCGACTTCCTGCATCGCTGA
- a CDS encoding DUF1175 family protein, with translation MAACALTLLLGSLSALAAPPSALDADRDGYPDAAELYGQDRASFADWFASIAESQYYGISADWAAQDQDCSGLLRYAFVNALARHDAAWFAKFRFLPTPALPPVQHLSYPLPVIRRSVFRVAAGAYRADDVEQGRLVGRTGAQFLLRDSMTLVSRDLAQARRGDVLFFLRPQLSSYHSVVYLGGGMVVYHTGLSPAEGGEVRLLSVQTLMKHPDTAFHPSASNPNFLGVYRWKIIQ, from the coding sequence GTGGCCGCGTGCGCCCTGACGCTGCTGCTGGGCAGTCTGTCGGCCCTGGCCGCGCCGCCATCTGCGCTGGACGCCGACCGGGACGGCTACCCGGACGCGGCGGAACTGTATGGGCAGGATCGGGCGAGCTTTGCCGACTGGTTCGCCAGCATCGCAGAGAGCCAGTACTACGGCATCAGCGCCGACTGGGCGGCCCAGGATCAGGACTGTTCGGGGCTGCTGCGCTACGCCTTCGTGAACGCCCTGGCGCGACACGACGCGGCGTGGTTCGCCAAGTTCCGGTTTCTGCCAACGCCCGCGCTGCCGCCCGTGCAGCACCTCAGCTATCCCCTGCCGGTGATCCGCCGCTCGGTGTTCCGCGTGGCAGCGGGAGCGTACCGCGCTGATGATGTGGAGCAGGGCCGGCTGGTCGGGCGTACCGGGGCGCAGTTCCTGCTGCGGGACTCGATGACGCTGGTGTCGCGCGACCTGGCGCAGGCGCGGCGCGGGGACGTGCTGTTCTTCCTGCGCCCGCAGCTCTCCTCGTACCACTCGGTCGTGTACCTGGGCGGCGGCATGGTCGTGTACCACACCGGCCTCTCCCCCGCCGAGGGCGGCGAGGTGCGCCTGCTGTCGGTGCAGACGCTGATGAAGCACCCGGACACCGCCTTCCACCCGTCGGCCAGCAATCCGAATTTCCTGGGCGTGTACCGCTGGAAGATCATCCAGTGA
- a CDS encoding phage holin family protein, which yields MEERKSMGSALVDVFDAGVTLVKSEINAVARKAGDIAKAKGIGVVLLLASVGPLVMALIFLILAVFYGLMRLGAGPWFAALLIALFSFLVTGGLIFVGLRRLGAEVKTDEPLIRRHAMSDDHSDDSTPRPGTTTDRTSDPGKAPATAAGRGWRIDQDAPVPTAAGSRPGDSVEVPRDPQRHAAGENRVVQERPGQATVRVEKGTSTVPVYESQPDGTPEMYGSGLNEKLEGKEHDSPSQGAPAAPRKVPGIPVSTDPTFQDDMRRGKDS from the coding sequence ATGGAAGAACGCAAGAGTATGGGGAGCGCCCTGGTCGATGTCTTCGACGCGGGCGTGACCCTCGTGAAATCGGAGATCAACGCGGTGGCGAGAAAGGCGGGCGACATCGCCAAGGCCAAGGGCATCGGGGTGGTGCTGCTGCTGGCCTCGGTCGGTCCGCTGGTCATGGCCCTGATCTTCCTGATCCTGGCCGTGTTCTACGGACTGATGCGGCTCGGGGCCGGGCCGTGGTTCGCTGCGCTGCTGATCGCGCTGTTCAGTTTCCTCGTGACCGGCGGGCTGATCTTCGTGGGCCTCAGACGTCTGGGGGCCGAGGTCAAGACCGACGAACCCCTGATCCGGAGGCATGCGATGAGCGACGACCACAGTGACGACTCCACCCCCCGTCCCGGCACCACCACCGACCGCACCAGCGATCCCGGCAAGGCTCCGGCGACGGCCGCCGGCCGCGGATGGCGCATCGATCAGGACGCGCCCGTGCCGACAGCGGCGGGCAGCCGACCCGGTGATTCGGTCGAGGTGCCGCGCGATCCCCAGCGGCACGCGGCCGGCGAGAACCGCGTCGTGCAGGAGCGACCCGGTCAGGCGACCGTGCGGGTCGAGAAGGGCACCAGCACCGTACCCGTGTACGAGAGTCAGCCGGACGGCACACCCGAGATGTACGGCAGCGGCCTGAACGAGAAACTGGAGGGCAAGGAGCACGACAGCCCGTCGCAGGGGGCGCCGGCCGCTCCGCGCAAGGTACCCGGCATTCCGGTCAGCACAGATCCCACCTTCCAGGACGACATGCGCCGGGGGAAAGACTCGTGA
- a CDS encoding GNAT family N-acetyltransferase has protein sequence MPTVIDVPPTDPRVAALLDAQEAELTALYDGDPTQSEPFDPRTLAGEGSVLLAVQHGPELIACGALRRWDAHTAEVKRMYTRQGDRGNGHARRILHALIDRARRLGYARLVLETGDRQPDAIALYERSGFVRIPNYGYYATIESSVCYELPLADEQTG, from the coding sequence GTGCCCACCGTGATCGACGTGCCGCCTACCGACCCGCGTGTGGCCGCCCTGCTGGACGCGCAGGAAGCCGAACTCACCGCCCTCTACGACGGCGACCCCACGCAGAGCGAGCCCTTCGACCCCCGGACTCTGGCCGGCGAGGGCAGCGTCCTGCTGGCTGTGCAGCACGGCCCGGAGCTGATCGCGTGCGGCGCGCTCAGGCGCTGGGACGCGCACACCGCCGAGGTCAAGCGCATGTACACCCGCCAGGGCGACCGCGGGAACGGTCACGCCCGGCGCATCCTGCACGCCCTGATCGACCGCGCCCGCCGCCTGGGCTACGCGCGCCTGGTGCTGGAGACCGGTGACCGCCAGCCCGACGCCATCGCCCTGTACGAGCGCAGCGGTTTTGTCCGCATCCCCAACTACGGGTACTACGCGACCATCGAATCCAGCGTGTGCTACGAGCTGCCGCTCGCAGACGAGCAGACGGGCTGA
- a CDS encoding alpha-2-macroglobulin family protein produces the protein MTRFRLHPRWLTGALLGGLLLADVAPAQDISIYGGRFTAGEPLKVEAYGPAGTLFTLDRVLDPQGLFAASKDPHAPVLPAGAGTVRVASARLTRSGALNFGRVPVGVYLVRAGAVSRVVIVTNLGMVVKRDADSALVYAADRQTGQTRPAKIWALGQASGQGTATADASGLLRWKGTLDDEQVFLARSGNDWAITGSAWNRYAAPKVRGYVYTDRPVYRPGHHVEFKGVLRAASDLTPLANTAMSVKVLNDNDEEIFRRTMTTDAAGTLHAGFDLSAGAGVGGYRFVVTSGQYDPEELSVAGSFQVEAYQKPEYQVTVTPQRPAAVQGDKISVRIGAAYLFGGRVSGARVNYSVTRAPYYPPGFDTESLPPDDQGSEYGSDLVVQEEARLDRNGELVLDLPLERDADGRPVSYRIEAEVEDESRRAVSGRARVIAYPAALNVQAETDGYVYAPGDRVAVSLDTRDLGQVGRAAPVTVDLVRQDYSQVRGKWVFREERVARQQVTTGQTGVGRASLRAPRSGGYVVRSTVKDSRGRASTTENWVWITRPGDDWGWNYREISLTLNRKSYQPGDTATVLVGNPTPGAPVLVTIEGQKLRQWAVLRGKGATLSYSFRVTDDMTPNAFVTAASLGDGSFHAAEKRVRVPRVGADLTVKVTPDRPRYAPGQTGKLNVQVTDAQGRGVDSDVALGVVDQAIYLVRPDTSPAMLQVYDAPRDNAVGTQSSVDFYFEQTGPQAARPAAPMTEAAFAQSKEGDRADASSPEVTPRQDFRDTLLWVPNLVTDAQGRATVDVTYPDNLTTWVTTARAQTTAPRFGQATATTLVTKDVIARLSLPTFLVRGDQVTVSGVVNNTLGTAQTGRATLAVSGLSAVSGNALTTTGTAFRTEAGGRARVDSVIRATQPGTASLTFTARTPGGSDALKLPLPVKARGYAETRSVTGSAGTATTFTVPRDAAAGTVRLNLNLTPSLLSAVAPALDYLVGYPYGCTEQTMSRFLPALLARQALGAEVLPDGGQNLRAITERGLARLADFQHDDGGWNFWQNDDSTLEMTAYVTGGLLRAKQVGAPVDNAVLDRGLKYLSAHVADPDERQADRATAYRVLADAGRVNVAQLSTFARRRELTPYSLAQLSMALNRAGQRQAAQDTLTRLKATRQGTTRGGLVYWGSSRQADDWWSYWDDNRIQVTAVALEALATLEPQSPLIPGVSQWLLQNRQGPRWVSTQDTTSVIVAALSLPRTGSSTPASVGVTVDGKTIRTVQTGAQAATTVDVPTSLLTAGSHTIRLKGAPGSLTYSGQLTYSLEPATLNAITNRGLTLGRTYERLTPQWDAKEKRYTYARTPLLRGGQLQPVTVGDLILVTLTVKPDQTARYVLVSDPIPAGMKALDERSLTIAGLKERDEYGWDTWDYWYAGRDLLDDRVDLYADYLSGRQTMTYVLRAQTPGTFTALPAHAFLMYDPGVEGYGPAATFTVRDR, from the coding sequence ATGACCCGATTCCGACTCCATCCCCGCTGGCTGACCGGTGCCCTGCTGGGCGGCCTGCTGCTGGCCGACGTCGCCCCGGCGCAGGACATCTCGATCTACGGAGGGCGCTTCACGGCGGGCGAGCCGCTGAAGGTCGAGGCGTACGGCCCGGCAGGCACGCTGTTCACGCTGGATCGGGTGCTCGATCCGCAGGGCCTGTTCGCGGCGAGTAAAGACCCGCACGCCCCGGTGCTGCCGGCGGGTGCGGGCACCGTGCGGGTCGCGTCTGCCCGGCTGACGCGCAGCGGTGCCCTGAACTTCGGGCGGGTGCCGGTCGGCGTGTACCTCGTGCGGGCCGGGGCGGTGAGCCGCGTGGTGATCGTGACGAACCTGGGCATGGTCGTGAAACGCGACGCCGACTCGGCGCTGGTGTACGCCGCCGACCGCCAGACCGGCCAGACCCGCCCCGCGAAGATCTGGGCGCTGGGCCAGGCATCAGGCCAGGGCACGGCCACCGCCGATGCCAGTGGCCTGCTGCGCTGGAAGGGCACGCTGGACGACGAGCAGGTGTTCCTGGCCCGCTCGGGCAACGACTGGGCGATCACGGGCTCGGCGTGGAACCGCTACGCGGCCCCGAAGGTGCGCGGCTACGTGTACACGGATCGCCCGGTGTACCGCCCCGGCCACCACGTCGAGTTCAAGGGGGTGCTGCGGGCGGCCAGTGACCTGACACCGCTGGCGAACACGGCCATGTCGGTGAAGGTGCTGAACGACAACGACGAGGAGATCTTCCGCAGGACCATGACCACCGACGCGGCCGGCACCCTGCACGCGGGCTTCGACCTGTCGGCGGGCGCGGGGGTGGGGGGCTACCGCTTCGTGGTCACGTCCGGCCAATACGACCCGGAGGAACTGAGCGTGGCCGGATCGTTCCAGGTCGAGGCGTACCAGAAACCCGAGTATCAGGTCACGGTCACGCCGCAGCGCCCCGCCGCCGTGCAGGGCGACAAGATCAGCGTGCGGATCGGGGCCGCGTACCTGTTCGGTGGCCGCGTGTCCGGGGCGCGGGTGAACTACAGCGTGACCCGCGCCCCGTATTACCCGCCGGGCTTCGACACCGAGTCCCTGCCGCCCGATGACCAGGGCAGCGAGTACGGCTCGGATCTGGTGGTGCAGGAGGAGGCCCGCCTGGACAGGAACGGCGAGCTGGTGCTGGATCTGCCCCTGGAGAGAGACGCGGACGGCCGCCCCGTCAGCTACCGCATCGAGGCCGAGGTCGAGGACGAGTCCCGCCGCGCCGTGAGCGGCAGGGCGCGCGTGATCGCGTACCCGGCCGCCCTGAACGTGCAGGCCGAGACCGACGGCTACGTGTACGCCCCCGGCGACCGCGTGGCCGTGTCGCTGGACACCCGCGACCTGGGGCAGGTGGGCCGCGCTGCTCCGGTCACAGTGGATCTGGTGCGCCAGGACTACTCGCAGGTGCGCGGCAAGTGGGTGTTCCGCGAGGAACGGGTCGCCCGGCAGCAGGTCACGACCGGCCAGACCGGGGTGGGCCGCGCCAGCCTGCGGGCACCGCGCAGCGGCGGCTACGTGGTGCGCTCGACCGTGAAGGACTCGCGGGGCCGCGCCAGCACCACCGAGAACTGGGTGTGGATCACCCGCCCCGGCGACGACTGGGGCTGGAACTACCGCGAGATCTCGCTGACGCTGAACCGCAAGTCCTACCAGCCCGGCGACACCGCGACCGTGTTGGTGGGCAACCCCACGCCGGGCGCTCCGGTGCTGGTGACCATTGAGGGCCAGAAGCTGCGCCAGTGGGCCGTGCTGCGCGGGAAAGGTGCGACCCTGAGCTATTCCTTCCGGGTCACGGACGACATGACCCCCAACGCCTTCGTGACGGCGGCCTCGCTGGGCGACGGCAGTTTCCACGCCGCCGAGAAGCGGGTTCGGGTGCCGCGTGTTGGGGCCGACCTGACCGTGAAGGTGACCCCTGACCGGCCGCGCTACGCCCCCGGCCAGACCGGCAAACTGAACGTGCAGGTCACGGACGCGCAGGGCCGGGGCGTCGACTCGGACGTGGCGCTGGGCGTGGTCGATCAGGCGATCTATCTGGTGCGGCCCGACACCAGCCCCGCCATGCTGCAGGTGTACGACGCGCCGCGCGACAATGCCGTGGGCACCCAATCCAGCGTGGACTTCTACTTCGAGCAGACCGGCCCCCAGGCCGCCCGCCCCGCCGCCCCCATGACCGAGGCCGCGTTTGCCCAGAGCAAGGAGGGCGACCGCGCCGACGCCTCGTCGCCGGAGGTCACGCCGCGCCAGGACTTCCGCGACACGCTGCTGTGGGTGCCAAACCTCGTGACCGACGCACAGGGCCGGGCGACGGTGGACGTGACGTACCCGGACAACCTGACCACCTGGGTCACGACGGCCCGCGCCCAGACGACGGCCCCCCGCTTCGGACAGGCCACCGCGACCACGCTGGTCACGAAGGACGTGATCGCCCGCCTGAGCCTGCCGACCTTCCTGGTGCGCGGCGATCAGGTGACGGTGTCCGGCGTGGTGAACAACACGCTGGGCACGGCCCAGACCGGCCGCGCCACCCTGGCCGTCAGCGGCCTGAGCGCGGTGAGCGGCAACGCCCTGACAACCACTGGCACCGCCTTCCGGACAGAGGCGGGGGGCCGCGCCCGCGTGGACAGCGTGATCCGCGCCACGCAGCCCGGCACCGCGAGCCTGACCTTCACCGCCCGCACGCCCGGCGGCAGCGACGCGCTGAAACTTCCGCTGCCCGTCAAGGCCCGTGGCTACGCCGAGACCCGCAGCGTGACCGGCAGCGCGGGCACGGCCACGACCTTCACCGTGCCGCGTGACGCCGCCGCCGGAACCGTCCGCCTGAACCTGAACCTCACGCCGTCGCTGCTGTCGGCGGTCGCCCCGGCGCTGGATTACCTGGTGGGCTACCCCTACGGCTGCACCGAGCAGACCATGAGCCGTTTCCTGCCCGCGCTGCTGGCCCGGCAGGCACTGGGGGCAGAGGTGCTCCCGGACGGCGGCCAGAACCTCAGGGCGATCACCGAGCGCGGGCTGGCGCGGCTGGCCGACTTCCAGCACGACGACGGCGGCTGGAACTTCTGGCAGAACGACGACAGCACCCTGGAGATGACCGCCTACGTGACCGGCGGCCTGCTGCGGGCCAAGCAGGTCGGTGCCCCGGTGGACAACGCGGTGCTGGATCGCGGCCTGAAGTACCTGTCCGCCCACGTGGCCGACCCCGACGAGCGGCAGGCCGACCGCGCCACCGCGTACCGCGTGCTGGCCGACGCCGGGCGCGTGAACGTGGCGCAGCTGTCGACCTTCGCGCGGCGCAGGGAACTCACCCCGTACAGCCTCGCGCAGCTGAGCATGGCGCTGAACCGGGCCGGGCAGCGGCAGGCGGCGCAGGACACCCTGACCCGCCTGAAGGCCACGCGCCAGGGCACCACGCGGGGCGGACTGGTGTACTGGGGTTCCAGCCGTCAGGCCGACGACTGGTGGTCGTACTGGGACGACAACCGCATCCAGGTCACGGCTGTGGCGCTGGAGGCATTGGCGACCCTGGAACCGCAGAGCCCGCTGATTCCCGGCGTGTCGCAGTGGCTGCTCCAGAACCGCCAGGGGCCGCGCTGGGTGAGCACGCAGGACACGACCTCGGTCATTGTGGCCGCGCTGAGTCTGCCGAGAACGGGGAGCAGCACACCGGCATCCGTGGGCGTCACCGTGGACGGCAAGACCATCCGGACCGTGCAGACCGGCGCGCAGGCCGCCACCACCGTGGACGTCCCCACGTCCCTGCTCACTGCCGGCAGTCACACCATCCGCTTGAAGGGCGCTCCCGGCAGCCTCACATACTCGGGACAGCTGACGTACTCACTTGAGCCCGCCACGCTAAACGCGATCACGAACCGGGGCCTCACGCTGGGCCGCACCTACGAGCGCCTGACGCCGCAGTGGGACGCGAAGGAGAAGCGCTACACCTACGCCCGGACGCCGCTGCTCCGGGGCGGACAGCTCCAGCCGGTCACGGTGGGCGACCTGATCCTGGTCACGCTGACCGTGAAGCCCGACCAGACGGCGCGGTACGTGCTGGTCAGCGACCCGATTCCCGCCGGCATGAAGGCGCTGGACGAGCGCAGCCTGACGATTGCCGGGCTGAAGGAACGCGACGAATACGGCTGGGACACCTGGGACTACTGGTATGCGGGCCGCGACCTGCTGGACGACCGCGTGGATCTCTACGCCGACTACCTGAGCGGCCGCCAGACCATGACCTACGTGCTGCGTGCCCAGACGCCCGGCACCTTCACCGCCCTGCCTGCCCACGCCTTCCTGATGTACGACCCCGGCGTGGAGGGCTACGGCCCCGCCGCGACCTTCACGGTGCGCGACCGCTGA
- a CDS encoding O-acetylhomoserine aminocarboxypropyltransferase/cysteine synthase family protein codes for MSHKFDTLQVHAGQKPDPTTGAQQVPIYPTNSYVFESPEHASDLFGLRAFGNIYSRIMNPTNAVLEDRMAALEGGVMALAVSSGHAAQFLAITTLAQAGDNIVSTPNLYGGTVNQFRVTLRRLGIEVRFTSKAEKPEEFAALIDDRTRAVYLETIGNPALNIPDFEAIAAAAHAQGVAVMVDNTFGAGGYYCQPLKHGANIVLHSASKWIGGHGNGIGGIIVDGGNFDWGNGRYPLMTEPSPSYHGLDFWATFGEGNPLGLPNVAFLIRARTEGLRDLGPTLAPQQAWQFLQGLETLSLRAERHAQNTAALASWLAAHPDVKRVTYPGLSNHPHYDRAQHYLPRGAGAVLTFELKGGRAAGEAFIRSVKLAQHVANVGDTRTLVIHPASTTHSQLDEITQEAAGVTPGLVRVSVGIEHIDDIRDDFAQALAAALELAGEEA; via the coding sequence ATGTCCCACAAGTTCGACACCCTGCAAGTCCACGCCGGCCAGAAGCCCGACCCGACCACGGGCGCGCAGCAGGTACCCATCTACCCCACGAACTCCTACGTGTTCGAGTCGCCGGAGCACGCCAGCGACCTGTTCGGCCTGCGCGCCTTCGGGAACATCTACTCGCGCATCATGAACCCCACCAACGCCGTGCTGGAAGACCGCATGGCCGCGCTGGAGGGCGGCGTGATGGCCCTGGCGGTGTCCAGCGGGCACGCCGCGCAGTTCCTGGCGATCACGACGCTGGCGCAGGCGGGCGACAACATCGTGTCCACGCCGAACCTGTACGGCGGCACCGTGAACCAGTTCCGCGTGACGCTGCGCCGCCTGGGCATCGAGGTGCGCTTCACCAGCAAGGCCGAGAAGCCCGAGGAGTTCGCCGCGCTGATCGACGACCGGACGCGCGCCGTGTACCTGGAGACCATCGGGAACCCGGCGCTGAACATCCCGGACTTTGAAGCCATCGCGGCAGCGGCGCACGCGCAGGGTGTGGCGGTCATGGTGGACAACACCTTCGGCGCGGGCGGGTACTACTGCCAGCCGCTGAAGCACGGCGCGAACATCGTGCTGCACTCGGCGAGCAAGTGGATCGGCGGGCACGGCAACGGCATCGGCGGGATCATCGTGGACGGCGGGAACTTCGACTGGGGCAACGGCCGTTACCCCCTGATGACCGAGCCCAGCCCCAGCTACCACGGCCTGGACTTCTGGGCGACCTTCGGCGAGGGCAACCCCCTGGGCCTGCCGAACGTGGCGTTCCTGATCCGCGCGCGCACCGAGGGCCTGCGCGACCTGGGCCCCACCCTCGCGCCGCAGCAGGCGTGGCAGTTCCTGCAGGGCCTGGAGACGCTGAGCCTGCGCGCCGAGCGGCACGCCCAGAACACCGCGGCGCTGGCGTCGTGGCTGGCCGCGCACCCCGACGTGAAGCGCGTAACGTACCCCGGCCTGAGCAACCACCCGCACTACGACCGCGCGCAGCACTACCTGCCGCGCGGAGCGGGCGCGGTGCTGACCTTCGAACTCAAGGGCGGCCGCGCGGCCGGCGAGGCCTTCATCCGCTCCGTGAAGCTCGCGCAGCACGTCGCGAACGTGGGCGACACGCGCACCCTGGTCATCCACCCCGCGAGCACCACGCACTCGCAGCTCGACGAGATCACGCAGGAGGCCGCCGGCGTCACGCCCGGACTGGTGCGCGTGTCGGTGGGCATCGAGCACATCGACGACATCCGCGACGACTTCGCGCAGGCGCTCGCCGCGGCGCTGGAACTCGCCGGGGAGGAGGCGTGA
- a CDS encoding VOC family protein, protein MHVQLQSIAISVEDLDRAIDWWHRIFGFQVVTRTHLEALGADVAIIQGLDFRLELIQVPHAQRFDALFAAPPAHLLAIGAKALVLETGDLSSLTRILEEHGVTFLWQELALEIGVATAIRDSEGNLINIFQKTA, encoded by the coding sequence GTGCACGTCCAGCTCCAGAGCATCGCCATCAGCGTCGAAGACCTCGACCGCGCCATCGACTGGTGGCACCGGATCTTCGGCTTTCAGGTGGTGACGCGGACGCACCTTGAGGCGCTCGGCGCTGACGTCGCCATCATTCAGGGCCTGGACTTCAGGCTTGAACTGATCCAGGTGCCTCATGCGCAACGCTTTGATGCCCTCTTTGCCGCGCCGCCGGCACACCTGCTCGCCATCGGTGCCAAGGCGCTGGTACTGGAAACCGGCGACCTGAGTAGCCTGACTCGTATACTGGAAGAGCACGGCGTGACCTTCCTCTGGCAGGAACTGGCGCTGGAGATTGGCGTCGCCACGGCCATCCGGGACAGCGAGGGCAACCTCATCAACATCTTCCAGAAGACGGCGTGA